A portion of the Chondrinema litorale genome contains these proteins:
- a CDS encoding lamin tail domain-containing protein translates to MEAGELIWVIGKSAGVTGSYLINNQELQAEFDNGSGTREAWISTVIPITEQVYIFEWQFKVKLDFGSLSSSLSQKNKSRIYLISQNQDLNSEPNGYFLELKPVANQDSMSCQFYYTVRGEEILLSDEEVALSTPTYDFAYVKVKRKKGGNWEVWVNGNLQEKIQNSLYLVDGYFGAKVYFSSAAREDKFFFDDFSILKYPYIDSLTVVDNKHIQLTFSVPVDAEITNELSNYKLNNSITPVSVQVEDDQVILAFETPFDEGFSNNLYIASLSDTEGNVVPATDSLSISFTYNAPDVYAPQIVNVKGLQDSLIIIQFDEEIKVESILNESFKLFPAKQNPLEIIPDTANSYVLKFAELFQIGSIYELAVTELSDNLGNTIEDTLFKTFTFQDRIPPIPNEISLINSNTLTVFFSEELDSISATEVSNYTFSNNIHPEMAILENGKNVRLFYANAFTENTELILKVELVKDVSQNEMIESWQTSFVYDTEKPNVATSGSVFPVSDTILKVIFTEDIDSVSAKIVNNYLLRSSKADVFPVDISIDSTDGSIVYLLFKTPFDSETEYDMRISDVADKSGNQMNTRTRSFYFDARPPFITDYRLFLGNKIQLRFNEIPLINTSEDSLKFEVGDTHPYQIEQLIADRKFVNLYFDSLPKSVSTALIVTAIEDYQGNKMNFADTILLNTLSPEITQINTLSSKKIEIEFSMQLDSFRRLSPQNFVINDSIYPETVEVLENKAFLFFNSAFKNEEVYQLKVLDIKSQVETSSKNLIDTFSYFYPIVSANIKDNYQIELVYRESLLADSLKLEMFSLDDILHPAKVFVDEEKPNTVTLLFDQVFLANSAYHLQVEFLYQQNFNIAPAVKLSLEKDESPPEILNAKFQSKNEVKVYFSEKLLASNALALNHYELALDGVKIYPIEIEVIDDSIAHLIFNGFFEAETTYKLTVRNISDLIQNRLLSESINLTFPAVPKKGGIIINEILADPTPFVSLPEAEFVEIVNVSDKTQNLLHVKLKDGTGEFLLGERILHPNEILILCLENFAKKFEVYGNVQALKSFPSITNSGEMLSLVNSNNEVIDEVHFDDSWYSDSNKKNGGWSLERILPFYDCKETDNWRASISATGGSPGKANSVKNTIPDSLLPIISLTNQISSNEVLIGFNEEMDTILSSISGKLLLNRSDSLVKSFNWLSEDSLIISYSKQFEAGVLYQLEVSGMADCAGNIMESKSIVFGNGRKPNYNELIITEIMADPEPAVGLPEYEYLEIYNTTDFLIDLSGCVLSDATTSTVLSGYIQPNEFKLLCSSVAASSFKSEALVVNNFPSLNNSGERLSIRNDKDEIVYTVNYNDDWYKETNKRDGGYSLEMIDIAFPCGDEENWTASVNVGGGTPGYQNSIQNTITDHIPPEIEQVYLLDSLHISIHFNEKMDSVSLINAIYQISPFVEIESVTVTSSFDFKEVTLSLTQQLSVGQFYQVSVKNMQDCSGNTAANFSSKELIIPEKADISDVLLSEILFNPPVNGVDFVELYNNSEKFIDLANWQLANGKGEVKTITDQVFIKPYSFLVLTEDIASLKTMYASVADSLLKEMEVPSFNDDEGVVYLLNEENDTLQTFHYSESMHNELLNDYEGVSLERVDYNIDVNNSDNWHSGAQSVGFATPGKVNSQWVGNREISQNECFYIEPIVFSPDLDGVDDFARLYYDCQRQGTISNIWIYDANGRMIRHLVKNESIATNGFFQWDGTKENGEKAPIGYYLIKIEAFDLDGNKYTPKPIKLVLAGKF, encoded by the coding sequence TTGGAGGCAGGAGAATTAATATGGGTTATAGGTAAAAGCGCTGGTGTTACAGGAAGTTATCTAATAAATAATCAGGAGTTACAAGCAGAATTTGATAATGGCTCTGGAACCAGAGAAGCTTGGATAAGTACAGTTATACCAATTACAGAACAGGTATATATTTTTGAGTGGCAATTCAAAGTGAAGTTGGATTTTGGGAGTTTGTCTTCTTCTCTTTCTCAGAAAAACAAAAGTAGGATTTATCTGATTAGCCAAAATCAAGATTTAAACTCTGAGCCAAATGGCTATTTTTTAGAGCTTAAACCAGTGGCTAATCAAGATAGCATGAGTTGCCAATTTTATTATACTGTAAGAGGAGAAGAGATTTTATTGAGTGATGAAGAAGTAGCTTTAAGTACTCCAACTTATGACTTCGCTTATGTAAAAGTAAAGAGAAAAAAAGGTGGTAACTGGGAAGTTTGGGTAAATGGCAACTTGCAAGAAAAAATTCAAAATTCACTTTACTTGGTTGATGGTTACTTTGGTGCTAAAGTATATTTTTCCTCAGCAGCCAGAGAAGACAAGTTCTTTTTTGACGACTTTTCTATCTTAAAATATCCATATATTGATTCACTGACAGTAGTTGACAACAAACACATTCAACTAACATTTTCAGTCCCTGTTGATGCAGAAATCACCAATGAGCTTAGTAATTATAAGTTAAATAATTCTATAACTCCAGTAAGTGTACAAGTTGAAGACGATCAAGTAATTTTAGCGTTCGAAACTCCATTTGATGAAGGTTTTAGTAACAATTTGTACATCGCGAGTTTGTCAGATACAGAAGGAAATGTAGTGCCAGCCACAGATAGTTTATCAATCAGTTTTACATATAATGCACCTGATGTCTATGCGCCACAAATTGTGAATGTAAAAGGTTTGCAAGACAGTTTAATTATCATTCAGTTTGATGAAGAGATCAAAGTAGAATCAATATTGAATGAAAGTTTCAAGCTGTTTCCTGCGAAACAAAACCCTCTGGAAATAATACCAGATACGGCAAATAGCTATGTTTTAAAGTTTGCAGAATTATTTCAAATAGGTTCTATATACGAGTTAGCTGTAACAGAGCTGAGTGATAATTTGGGGAATACCATTGAAGATACACTGTTTAAAACCTTCACTTTTCAAGATAGAATCCCACCAATACCAAATGAAATAAGTCTAATCAATAGCAATACTTTAACAGTGTTTTTTTCAGAAGAATTAGATTCTATTTCAGCTACTGAGGTTTCAAATTACACTTTTTCAAATAATATACATCCAGAAATGGCAATTCTAGAAAATGGCAAAAATGTAAGGCTGTTTTATGCAAATGCTTTTACAGAAAATACAGAGTTAATCTTGAAAGTTGAATTGGTTAAAGATGTATCTCAAAATGAAATGATCGAATCGTGGCAAACAAGTTTTGTGTATGATACAGAGAAACCAAATGTGGCTACGAGTGGAAGTGTTTTTCCTGTTTCAGATACTATACTCAAAGTGATTTTCACAGAAGATATTGACTCTGTCTCTGCTAAAATTGTAAATAATTACTTGTTGAGGTCTTCTAAAGCAGATGTTTTTCCAGTTGATATTTCTATTGATTCTACTGACGGAAGTATAGTTTATTTGCTGTTTAAAACTCCCTTCGATTCGGAAACTGAATATGATATGAGGATTTCTGATGTGGCTGATAAATCTGGTAACCAAATGAACACCCGAACCAGAAGCTTTTATTTTGATGCTCGGCCTCCTTTTATTACTGATTACAGATTATTTCTTGGTAATAAAATCCAACTCAGATTTAATGAAATACCATTAATCAATACATCAGAAGATTCTCTAAAGTTTGAGGTTGGAGATACTCATCCTTATCAAATCGAGCAGTTAATAGCAGATAGGAAGTTTGTTAACTTATACTTTGATTCACTGCCCAAAAGTGTATCAACCGCATTAATAGTTACAGCCATTGAAGATTATCAAGGTAATAAAATGAATTTCGCTGACACTATTCTGCTAAATACACTAAGCCCTGAAATTACTCAAATAAATACCTTGTCTTCAAAAAAAATTGAAATAGAGTTTTCGATGCAGTTGGATTCTTTTCGAAGATTGTCACCTCAAAACTTTGTAATTAATGATAGTATTTACCCTGAAACTGTTGAGGTATTAGAAAATAAAGCTTTCCTTTTCTTTAATTCTGCCTTTAAAAATGAAGAGGTGTATCAATTAAAAGTATTAGATATAAAATCTCAAGTAGAGACAAGCAGTAAAAATTTAATCGACACATTTTCATATTTCTATCCGATAGTTTCTGCTAATATTAAAGATAATTATCAAATAGAACTTGTGTATCGTGAGTCTTTATTGGCCGATTCTTTAAAGCTAGAAATGTTTAGTTTGGATGATATTTTACATCCTGCAAAAGTATTTGTAGATGAAGAAAAACCGAATACAGTTACGCTACTTTTTGATCAAGTTTTTTTAGCAAATAGTGCATATCATCTTCAAGTTGAATTTTTGTATCAGCAAAATTTTAACATTGCGCCTGCAGTGAAACTCTCTTTAGAGAAAGACGAATCTCCACCAGAAATTTTGAATGCAAAGTTTCAATCGAAAAATGAAGTTAAAGTTTATTTTTCAGAGAAGCTCTTAGCATCAAATGCTTTGGCATTGAACCATTATGAATTAGCCTTAGATGGTGTTAAGATTTATCCAATTGAAATAGAAGTAATTGACGATAGTATTGCCCATCTAATTTTTAATGGCTTTTTCGAAGCAGAAACAACTTATAAACTGACTGTAAGAAATATTAGTGATCTGATTCAAAATCGTTTGCTTAGCGAAAGTATCAATCTTACTTTTCCTGCTGTTCCAAAGAAAGGGGGGATTATAATTAATGAGATTCTTGCTGATCCAACACCATTTGTAAGCTTGCCAGAAGCCGAGTTTGTTGAAATTGTGAATGTGTCTGACAAAACTCAAAACTTGTTGCACGTCAAATTAAAAGATGGAACAGGAGAGTTTTTACTTGGTGAGCGAATTCTTCATCCTAATGAAATTCTGATTCTTTGTCTTGAAAATTTTGCTAAGAAATTTGAGGTATATGGGAATGTACAAGCTTTGAAATCTTTCCCTTCAATAACAAACTCAGGAGAAATGCTAAGCTTGGTAAATAGCAATAATGAGGTGATTGACGAAGTACATTTTGATGATAGTTGGTATTCTGATTCAAATAAGAAAAATGGAGGTTGGAGTTTAGAAAGGATTTTACCTTTTTATGATTGTAAGGAAACAGATAATTGGCGAGCTTCTATTTCTGCAACTGGTGGGAGTCCAGGAAAAGCTAATTCTGTGAAAAATACTATTCCAGATAGCTTGTTACCAATTATTAGTTTAACGAATCAGATATCATCAAACGAGGTTTTAATAGGCTTTAATGAAGAAATGGATACTATCCTTTCCTCAATTTCAGGAAAGTTGTTATTGAATAGGAGTGATAGCTTGGTGAAATCTTTCAATTGGTTGAGCGAAGATTCTTTGATTATTTCATATTCTAAACAATTTGAAGCAGGTGTTTTATATCAGCTAGAAGTTTCTGGAATGGCTGATTGTGCAGGAAACATTATGGAAAGTAAATCGATAGTTTTTGGTAATGGAAGAAAGCCAAACTATAACGAGTTGATTATTACAGAGATAATGGCTGATCCAGAACCTGCAGTTGGTTTGCCTGAATACGAATATTTGGAAATCTACAATACAACTGATTTTTTAATTGATTTGAGCGGTTGTGTTTTGTCAGATGCAACTACTTCAACAGTTCTTTCAGGCTATATTCAACCGAACGAATTTAAGTTACTTTGTTCATCTGTTGCTGCTTCTAGTTTTAAGTCAGAAGCATTGGTGGTTAATAACTTTCCATCGCTTAATAATTCGGGAGAAAGGCTTTCTATTAGAAATGATAAAGACGAAATAGTTTATACTGTTAACTATAATGACGATTGGTATAAAGAAACCAATAAACGTGATGGTGGGTACTCCTTGGAAATGATTGATATAGCTTTTCCATGTGGTGATGAAGAAAATTGGACTGCATCTGTAAATGTTGGAGGAGGAACTCCGGGTTATCAAAATTCTATTCAAAATACAATTACTGACCATATTCCTCCAGAAATTGAGCAGGTCTATTTATTAGACTCTCTACATATTAGCATTCACTTTAATGAAAAAATGGATAGTGTCTCGTTAATTAATGCGATTTACCAAATCTCGCCATTTGTAGAAATAGAAAGCGTAACTGTAACAAGTAGTTTTGATTTTAAAGAAGTAACTCTAAGCTTAACACAGCAATTATCAGTTGGACAGTTTTATCAGGTTTCTGTGAAAAATATGCAAGATTGTTCAGGAAATACTGCTGCTAATTTTTCAAGTAAAGAATTAATAATTCCAGAAAAAGCAGATATATCTGATGTTTTACTCAGTGAGATTTTATTTAATCCACCTGTTAACGGAGTTGATTTTGTCGAGCTTTATAATAACTCAGAAAAATTTATTGATCTGGCAAATTGGCAGTTAGCAAATGGAAAAGGAGAGGTGAAAACTATTACAGATCAAGTATTCATTAAACCTTATAGTTTCCTTGTGCTTACAGAAGATATAGCTAGTCTAAAAACAATGTACGCATCAGTAGCTGATTCATTATTGAAAGAGATGGAAGTGCCCTCATTTAATGATGATGAAGGAGTGGTTTATTTACTAAATGAGGAGAACGATACATTGCAAACTTTCCATTATAGTGAAAGTATGCATAATGAACTATTAAACGATTACGAAGGAGTTTCTTTGGAAAGGGTTGATTATAATATTGATGTTAATAACTCTGATAATTGGCATTCAGGTGCGCAGTCTGTAGGTTTTGCTACTCCCGGAAAAGTTAATTCGCAGTGGGTTGGAAACAGAGAAATCTCCCAGAATGAATGTTTTTATATTGAACCAATAGTGTTTTCTCCGGATTTAGATGGTGTAGACGATTTTGCCAGATTATATTACGATTGCCAAAGGCAAGGAACAATATCTAACATTTGGATTTATGATGCGAATGGAAGAATGATTCGACATTTGGTAAAGAATGAAAGCATTGCCACCAATGGCTTTTTTCAATGGGATGGTACAAAAGAAAATGGAGAAAAAGCTCCAATTGGATATTACTTAATTAAAATTGAAGCTTTTGATTTAGATGGAAATAAATACACTCCAAAGCCAATAAAGCTAGTACTTGCTGGCAAGTTTTAA
- a CDS encoding 2'-5' RNA ligase family protein — MAQNKNLYFIAIIPHQSIREEVKNLKEEIKDRFQAKHALKSPAHITLQMPFKLEGELETKLIEILEAFATTQSNFEVKLNGFDCFSPRVIFVQVEDHAPIINLHKVLKEVLMKDMGFKEQDITQKVHPHMTLATRDLKKDMFYEAWSEFENRAYKNSFEVGAIYLLKHNGKFWDIYKECKLSV, encoded by the coding sequence ATGGCACAAAATAAAAACCTATATTTCATAGCAATCATTCCTCATCAATCAATAAGAGAAGAAGTAAAGAATTTAAAAGAAGAGATAAAAGATCGGTTTCAGGCAAAACATGCTTTAAAATCTCCTGCTCATATTACCTTGCAAATGCCCTTTAAATTGGAAGGTGAATTAGAAACTAAATTAATAGAAATATTAGAGGCTTTTGCTACTACGCAATCAAACTTTGAGGTAAAGCTAAATGGCTTTGATTGTTTTTCGCCGCGTGTAATTTTTGTTCAAGTTGAAGATCATGCACCAATTATCAATTTGCACAAAGTATTAAAAGAGGTTTTAATGAAGGATATGGGTTTTAAAGAGCAAGATATAACGCAAAAAGTCCATCCACATATGACACTTGCCACACGTGATCTTAAAAAAGACATGTTTTATGAAGCTTGGAGTGAATTCGAAAATAGAGCGTATAAAAACAGTTTTGAGGTTGGGGCTATTTATTTACTAAAGCATAATGGTAAGTTTTGGGATATTTACAAAGAGTGTAAACTTTCGGTTTGA
- a CDS encoding bifunctional alpha/beta hydrolase/OsmC family protein, whose product MKSIRISFKNNSDENLSGIVELPVNQKAKSFAIFAHCFTCNKNFKAINNISNALTHSGIGVLRFDFTGLGESEGEFENTNFSSNSDDIISAATYLQNNYKAPEILIGHSLGGAAALLAKKSIPSVKAVVTIGAPYEPVHVTALFKNKVEDIEVDGIAEVNIGGRNFFIKKQLLDDIENQNLLHVIHNLNAAILVMHAPEDEVVALDNATQIFKAAKHPRSFLALDGADHLISNKADSLYAGNLIAQWASKYMEKEVDEVDLDTEGDVVVRTEIDSFTTDIKAGGHYLTADEPTNVGGNDLGPTPYGLLLSSLGACTSMTLKMYAERKKWDLKEVRVHLKHTKVHASDCEDCADKSKKIDEVKREIELEGNLDEAQRKRLLEIADKCPVHQTLHEHVVVNSSLRK is encoded by the coding sequence ATGAAAAGTATCCGAATCTCTTTTAAAAATAATTCTGATGAAAATTTATCAGGAATTGTCGAATTACCAGTAAACCAGAAAGCAAAAAGCTTTGCCATTTTTGCACATTGCTTTACCTGTAATAAAAACTTTAAGGCAATAAATAACATAAGTAATGCACTAACCCATTCTGGAATTGGTGTTTTGAGATTCGATTTTACAGGGCTGGGTGAAAGTGAAGGTGAGTTTGAAAATACTAATTTTTCTTCTAATTCAGATGATATCATTTCTGCAGCAACCTATCTGCAAAATAATTATAAAGCTCCAGAAATACTTATTGGCCATTCTCTTGGTGGTGCCGCTGCATTATTGGCAAAAAAATCAATTCCATCGGTTAAAGCTGTCGTGACAATTGGTGCTCCATATGAGCCTGTACATGTTACAGCCTTATTTAAAAATAAAGTGGAAGATATTGAAGTTGATGGAATTGCAGAAGTAAATATTGGTGGACGAAACTTCTTTATCAAGAAACAATTGCTAGACGATATTGAAAATCAGAACTTACTACATGTGATACATAATCTAAATGCAGCCATTTTAGTCATGCACGCACCAGAAGACGAAGTAGTTGCATTAGATAATGCTACACAAATATTTAAAGCAGCTAAGCATCCGCGTAGTTTTTTAGCTTTAGATGGAGCCGATCACCTAATTAGTAACAAAGCGGATTCTTTATATGCTGGTAATTTGATTGCACAGTGGGCTTCAAAATACATGGAGAAAGAAGTAGACGAAGTTGATTTGGATACAGAAGGAGATGTAGTAGTGAGAACAGAGATTGACTCTTTTACAACAGATATAAAAGCTGGTGGGCATTACCTAACTGCTGATGAACCTACAAATGTTGGCGGAAATGATTTAGGACCAACTCCATATGGATTATTACTTTCTAGTTTGGGAGCTTGTACCAGTATGACTTTAAAAATGTATGCAGAACGCAAAAAATGGGATTTAAAAGAAGTAAGAGTTCATTTAAAACATACTAAGGTACATGCAAGTGACTGCGAGGATTGTGCAGATAAGTCTAAGAAAATAGATGAAGTAAAAAGAGAAATAGAATTAGAAGGTAATTTAGATGAAGCTCAAAGAAAACGTTTATTAGAGATTGCAGATAAATGTCCGGTACATCAAACACTACATGAACATGTAGTTGTTAACTCATCTTTGAGAAAATGA
- a CDS encoding tetratricopeptide repeat protein, with product MAQNIHFLSGVERCKAGKFDEAIGDFTQALSAEPNDVATYYNRGLAYIKLEMYQKAYQDFNKSIQLSPQDANLYSERGITLHLSGRHEEAIKDLDKAINLDGTNPYRFSSRAFIKAKIGKTEEAIADYKKAIELDPTDEIAHNNLGMLEEQMGYKESAQRRFKIADELTKEDKFEKPDLDDLLKEKKEEKNNREARQEKIKEEFLQSIDKEENEHKKLSFGVKDYFNIAAKVFTDKNTFSEFIKFVKRGLK from the coding sequence ATGGCACAAAACATACATTTTCTTTCTGGAGTAGAGCGCTGCAAGGCGGGCAAGTTTGATGAAGCAATAGGTGATTTTACACAAGCACTGAGTGCAGAACCTAATGATGTAGCAACCTATTATAACAGAGGTTTGGCTTATATAAAATTAGAGATGTACCAGAAAGCATATCAAGACTTTAATAAAAGCATTCAGCTATCTCCACAAGATGCCAATCTTTATAGCGAAAGAGGTATTACCTTGCATCTATCTGGCAGACACGAAGAAGCAATTAAAGACCTAGATAAAGCCATAAACTTAGATGGCACAAACCCTTATCGTTTCTCAAGTCGTGCTTTTATAAAAGCCAAAATTGGTAAAACAGAAGAAGCAATCGCTGATTACAAGAAAGCAATAGAGCTTGACCCAACCGATGAAATAGCCCACAATAACCTTGGTATGCTCGAAGAACAAATGGGTTATAAAGAATCTGCACAAAGAAGGTTCAAAATAGCAGATGAGCTCACCAAAGAAGATAAATTTGAAAAACCAGATTTGGATGATTTATTAAAAGAAAAAAAGGAAGAGAAAAATAATAGGGAGGCAAGACAAGAAAAAATTAAAGAAGAATTTCTACAAAGTATTGATAAAGAAGAAAACGAACATAAAAAGTTATCATTCGGAGTAAAAGATTACTTCAACATAGCTGCAAAAGTTTTTACAGATAAAAATACATTCTCTGAGTTTATAAAGTTTGTAAAAAGAGGATTAAAGTAG
- a CDS encoding TRAP transporter large permease, which yields MAALLLFLVLIILILFGFPVAFTLAGVSIVFGLIFLDLEFFYLLPLRIYGTMSNFVLIAVPLFVYMGVMLEKSGIAERLLNTMAMLFGRLKGGLAVAVIIVGAMLAASTGIVGATVVTMGLLSLPAMLKRKYKPELATGTIAAAGTLGQIIPPSIVLVLLGSVMNISVGDLFIGAVIPGLTLVVLYIVFVVVYAFFNPKSAPAVPKEEIEAFKEGDYFIKVIRAFVLPLLLILSVLGSIFAGIASPTEAAAVGALMATILTAVEKKLNKKVLKDVMTETVHLTSMVFIILVGATAFGLVFRGLEGDDALINFIRVSELSPYSFLAFVMILVFFAGFFIDFIEIIFIFMPVVTPVFAAFQMDLLWVAILVSVNLQASFLTPPFGFSLFYLKGVTPPEVKTMHLYRGIIPFILIQILMIGAIIAFPEIVTWLPKAMSN from the coding sequence ATGGCTGCCTTACTATTATTCCTTGTACTTATTATCCTCATCTTATTCGGTTTTCCTGTTGCTTTTACTCTAGCAGGTGTTTCAATAGTTTTTGGATTGATATTTCTTGACTTAGAATTCTTTTACCTATTACCACTACGTATTTATGGAACGATGAGCAATTTCGTGTTGATTGCAGTTCCATTGTTTGTCTATATGGGAGTAATGCTAGAAAAGTCGGGTATTGCAGAGCGATTGCTTAACACTATGGCGATGCTTTTCGGAAGGCTTAAAGGAGGTTTGGCAGTAGCCGTAATTATTGTAGGCGCCATGCTGGCTGCTTCAACAGGAATAGTAGGGGCAACAGTGGTAACAATGGGTTTATTGAGTTTACCTGCTATGCTTAAAAGAAAATACAAACCAGAGTTAGCAACTGGTACTATTGCAGCAGCAGGTACGCTAGGGCAGATTATTCCTCCAAGTATCGTATTGGTTTTGTTGGGAAGTGTGATGAATATTTCTGTTGGTGATTTATTTATTGGTGCGGTAATACCGGGATTAACTTTGGTTGTATTGTATATCGTCTTTGTTGTAGTTTATGCCTTTTTTAATCCTAAATCTGCTCCAGCAGTACCCAAAGAAGAAATAGAAGCTTTTAAAGAAGGAGATTATTTTATTAAAGTGATAAGGGCATTTGTACTACCACTTTTATTAATTCTATCTGTATTGGGTTCTATTTTCGCAGGAATTGCTTCACCAACCGAAGCCGCAGCAGTAGGCGCATTAATGGCAACTATATTAACTGCTGTAGAGAAAAAACTAAATAAGAAAGTGCTTAAAGATGTAATGACAGAAACTGTACATCTTACAAGTATGGTATTTATCATCTTGGTAGGGGCAACTGCCTTCGGTTTAGTATTTAGAGGTTTAGAAGGAGATGATGCCTTAATCAACTTTATTAGAGTTTCTGAATTAAGCCCTTATTCATTTTTAGCCTTTGTGATGATATTAGTATTTTTTGCAGGCTTCTTTATCGACTTTATTGAAATCATCTTCATTTTTATGCCTGTAGTTACTCCAGTATTTGCTGCTTTTCAAATGGATTTATTGTGGGTGGCTATTTTGGTGTCGGTTAACCTGCAAGCATCGTTTTTAACACCGCCTTTTGGTTTCTCTCTATTTTATCTAAAAGGAGTAACTCCACCAGAAGTTAAAACCATGCATCTTTATAGAGGCATTATTCCTTTTATTTTGATTCAGATTTTGATGATTGGAGCCATTATAGCCTTTCCAGAAATAGTTACATGGTTGCCAAAGGCTATGAGTAATTAA
- a CDS encoding O-acetyl-ADP-ribose deacetylase — protein MIQVQQGDITKVIVDAVVNAANSSLLGGGGVDGAIHRAGGSQILEECVKIRNRQGGCNTGEAVITTGGKLPAKYVIHTVGPVWQGGNKNEAQLLESCYTKSLDICKEHQIKTVAFPNISTGIYGYPKQPAAEIAVKTVSKYLQANSEIEEIIFVCFDEENFALYKALIP, from the coding sequence ATGATACAGGTACAACAAGGAGATATCACAAAAGTTATAGTTGATGCTGTAGTTAATGCAGCAAATAGCTCTCTACTAGGCGGAGGAGGCGTTGATGGCGCAATACATCGAGCTGGTGGTAGTCAGATTTTAGAAGAGTGTGTAAAAATCAGAAATCGACAAGGTGGATGTAATACTGGCGAAGCTGTAATTACAACTGGTGGAAAACTGCCTGCTAAATATGTTATACACACTGTTGGGCCTGTTTGGCAAGGTGGAAATAAAAATGAAGCTCAACTTCTTGAAAGTTGTTACACCAAAAGTCTCGATATCTGTAAAGAACATCAAATAAAAACCGTGGCATTCCCCAACATCTCAACTGGAATATATGGTTACCCCAAACAGCCTGCTGCAGAAATAGCAGTTAAAACGGTAAGCAAATATTTACAAGCTAACTCTGAAATTGAAGAAATAATCTTTGTTTGTTTTGATGAAGAAAACTTTGCTTTGTATAAAGCTCTAATTCCTTAA
- a CDS encoding TRAP transporter small permease subunit, giving the protein MNTLKSIIKIIEGISETAGKIAMWLSSTLVLLICFDVLARYFFSVSFVSVFELEWHIFALIFLFGASFTLKYDKHVRVDIFYNQFSDKQKALVNLLGCLFFLIPFCYIVIESSVPYFMNSYYLNEGSTDYGGLPARYIIKSMIMVGFILLLLQGVALFFRSLLTLFNK; this is encoded by the coding sequence ATGAATACATTAAAGTCTATTATAAAAATTATAGAAGGTATTAGCGAAACTGCGGGAAAAATAGCCATGTGGCTTAGTTCAACTCTGGTGTTATTGATTTGTTTCGATGTTTTGGCGAGGTATTTTTTTAGTGTTTCATTTGTTTCTGTTTTTGAATTAGAGTGGCACATTTTCGCACTAATATTTCTTTTCGGCGCCTCTTTTACGCTTAAATATGACAAACACGTACGCGTAGATATTTTTTATAATCAGTTTTCTGATAAACAAAAAGCTTTGGTAAACCTGCTGGGTTGTTTGTTTTTTCTTATCCCTTTTTGCTATATAGTTATTGAGTCGAGTGTGCCATATTTTATGAATTCTTATTATTTAAATGAAGGCTCTACCGATTATGGAGGCTTACCTGCCAGATACATTATTAAATCTATGATTATGGTGGGATTTATTCTGCTACTATTACAAGGTGTGGCTTTGTTTTTTAGATCCTTGCTTACGCTTTTCAATAAATAA